One genomic window of Deinococcus aetherius includes the following:
- a CDS encoding glycerophosphodiester phosphodiesterase, with amino-acid sequence MRPLRTTAPYLLERLAGGVLRTAHRGAPRLAPDNTLEAVRAATAFPVDFVEVDVHLTADGHLLLWHDDALITPGGLFPIREHSLAELRALGLPDGTLATLPEAVETVRGHCGLMIDLKAPDLHSAVERDVRAAGFDDVLVCGGFADSLAYLEAALPNVAVSLTPDGAEYRDLAGVLTRQPHLDALTVYWRVVGPRLMNAAREVGALVLAWTVDHPHIADHVLAQGVHGLTSNNHELLTSLRAERAGSGVG; translated from the coding sequence GTGAGGCCCCTGCGGACCACCGCACCCTACCTGTTGGAGCGGCTCGCGGGCGGCGTGCTGCGAACCGCCCATCGCGGCGCCCCCCGTCTCGCTCCCGACAACACGCTGGAGGCGGTGCGGGCCGCCACTGCCTTTCCGGTCGACTTCGTGGAGGTGGACGTGCACCTCACGGCGGACGGGCACCTCCTGCTGTGGCACGACGACGCGCTCATCACGCCCGGCGGCCTGTTTCCTATCCGGGAGCACTCGCTGGCGGAACTGCGGGCCCTGGGCCTGCCCGACGGGACCCTCGCCACCCTGCCCGAGGCCGTCGAGACGGTGCGCGGGCACTGTGGCCTGATGATCGACCTCAAGGCCCCGGACCTCCACAGCGCCGTGGAGCGGGACGTGCGCGCGGCCGGGTTCGACGACGTGCTGGTGTGCGGCGGCTTCGCGGACAGCCTGGCTTACCTCGAGGCCGCTCTTCCAAACGTGGCGGTGTCCCTCACGCCGGACGGGGCGGAGTACCGCGACCTCGCCGGGGTGCTCACTCGCCAGCCGCACCTCGACGCCCTCACGGTGTACTGGCGGGTGGTCGGACCGCGCCTGATGAACGCCGCACGGGAGGTAGGTGCTCTCGTGCTCGCCTGGACAGTGGATCACCCTCACATCGCCGACCACGTGCTCGCCCAGGGGGTCCACGGCCTCACGAGCAACAACCATGAATTGCTCACGTCGCTTCGCGCGGAGCGGGCGGGCAGCGGGGTGGGTTGA
- a CDS encoding ABC transporter ATP-binding protein: MAEIVFDGITKTYAGRAAVRNLNLRVGSGELLCLLGPSGCGKTTSLRMLAGFVTPDAGDIRLDGGSLLRLGPEARPTAMVFQRYTLWPHMNVFHNVAFGLKLRRVPAREVVRRVGRALALVGLPGYELRLPAQLSGGQQQRVALARALVIEPRVLLLDEPLSSLDAKLRAGLRQEIRGIVRELGITTVFVTHDQEEALSVADRIAVMRDGDLEQVAPPGMLYAQPTTRFVADFIGQMNFLPGVVSGREVRAGELHFAVDGDLGLGGPVEVAVRPEDFAFGPGGAPAQVLGVADLGHYREVRARLGEGAVSVFVGKGEAAPASGAGLHVRRALLYAGGRLVGEARPVGALAAERR; encoded by the coding sequence GCGCGTGGGGAGCGGCGAACTCCTGTGCCTGCTGGGTCCCTCGGGCTGCGGCAAGACGACCAGCCTGCGGATGCTGGCAGGCTTCGTCACGCCGGACGCGGGGGACATCCGGCTGGACGGGGGGAGCCTGCTGAGGCTCGGCCCGGAGGCGCGGCCCACCGCGATGGTGTTTCAGCGCTACACGCTGTGGCCGCACATGAACGTCTTTCACAACGTCGCCTTCGGGTTGAAGCTGCGCCGGGTGCCCGCCCGCGAGGTGGTGCGCCGGGTGGGGCGGGCGCTGGCCCTCGTCGGCCTGCCCGGCTACGAACTCCGCCTGCCCGCGCAACTCTCGGGGGGGCAGCAGCAGCGGGTCGCGCTCGCCCGCGCCCTGGTGATCGAGCCGCGGGTGCTCCTCCTCGACGAGCCGCTCTCCAGCCTCGACGCGAAGCTGCGCGCGGGGCTGCGGCAGGAGATCAGGGGCATCGTGCGCGAGCTGGGCATCACGACCGTGTTCGTGACCCACGACCAGGAGGAGGCCCTGAGCGTGGCCGACCGCATCGCGGTGATGCGGGACGGTGACCTGGAGCAGGTCGCGCCGCCGGGGATGCTGTATGCCCAACCCACGACCCGCTTCGTCGCCGACTTCATCGGGCAGATGAACTTCCTGCCGGGCGTGGTCTCCGGGCGGGAGGTGCGGGCGGGCGAGCTGCACTTCGCGGTGGACGGCGACCTGGGTCTGGGCGGTCCGGTCGAGGTAGCCGTGCGCCCCGAGGACTTCGCCTTCGGCCCCGGTGGGGCGCCCGCGCAGGTGCTGGGCGTGGCTGACCTGGGGCACTACCGCGAGGTGCGGGCCCGGCTGGGCGAGGGGGCGGTGAGCGTCTTCGTCGGCAAGGGGGAGGCGGCCCCGGCGAGTGGGGCCGGGTTGCACGTGCGCCGGGCCCTGCTGTACGCGGGCGGTCGCCTCGTCGGCGAGGCGCGGCCCGTCGGGGCGCTCGCAGCGGAGCGGAGGTGA